In Mytilus edulis chromosome 13, xbMytEdul2.2, whole genome shotgun sequence, a single window of DNA contains:
- the LOC139501811 gene encoding uncharacterized protein: MGSNPVRMLTVMSAKHVVNTPMSCNCTPRKFDIVEYTDCSITFEWFIDVQDECLSYELDHRPPHGTDNLPVTTFSSKDLNALIIDVQDECLSYELHHRPPQGINNLSVRTFSSKDVVEGGNGRRMYTLQNLLPETCYEFKLRSVYKDAKSHYSQSKTKQTLKLENEPNKEMQDQTSVKTNLPVSVTLRQQLNIKNSKNQNPMISSCIKIGNTLVFDDYLNEQLIICNSDGSDIDHISLSYEPRYITEIDSNTVAVSCIDCIILIINISTRSVTSTISKTRDNCWGISYNDTNLYVIIDKRTIHVIDLTGKVIRTIRVPPSLINDITVDRDRLVCKNNSTIYCCSLEGKLMWKFKKVKFRDLRGVTTDNEGNVYVTNAMTHTVIVVSDDGKHHRELLTESDGLNKPLGIYFNKKENTLLVCNYEGKSNVFLFDVKHKLT, from the exons ATGGGTAGTAATCCTGTTAGGATGTTAACAGTTATGTCTGCTAAACATGTTgtaaatacacctatgtcgtgtaattgca CTCCTAGAAAATTCGACATAGTTGAATACACTGATTGTTCAATAACCTTTGAATGGTTTATTGATGTCCAAGACGAGTGCCTATCGTATGAGCTTGATCATCGACCTCCTCACGGAACAGATAACTTGCCTGTCACGACTTTCTCTTCTAAAGAT TTGAATGCACTGATTATTGATGTCCAAGACGAGTGCCTATCGTATGAGCTTCATCATCGACCTCCTCAAGGAATAAATAACCTGTCTGTCAGGACTTTCTCTTCTAAAGATGTAGTGGAAGGAGGTAATGGACGACGCATGTACACACTTCAAAATCTGCTACCTGAAACATGTTATGAATTTAAACTGCGTTCTGTTTATAAAGATGCCAAAAGCCATTATTCGCAGTCTAAAACCAAGCAGACACTGAAACTAG aaaatgaacCAAACAAAGAAATGCAGGATCAAACATCTGTCAAAACCAACCTTCCTGTTTCTGTCACTTTGCGCCAACAGTTAAATATTAAAAACTCAAAGAATCAGAATCCGATGATTTCTAGCTGTATCAAAATAGGCAATACATTAGTATTTGACGACTATTTGAATGAACAACTTATTATTTGTAATTCAGACGGTTCTGATATCGATCACATTTCTCTGTCCTATGAACCACGTTATATAACAGAGATAGATAGTAATACTGTAGCAGTATCCTGTATTGACTGTATCATACTGATAATAAATATATCTACACGTTCTGTCACCAGTACAATCAGTAAGACCAGAGATAACTGCTGGGGAATATCATATAATGATACTAACCTGTACGTTATTATTGATAAGAGAACAATACATGTGATAGACCTGACAGGTAAAGTAATACGTACTATACGGGTACCTCCATCCTTGATCAACGACATTACAGTAGACAGAGACAGGTTGGTctgtaaaaacaattcaacaaTATACTGCTGCTCGTTAGAAGGAAAGTTAATGTGGAAGTTTAAAAAGGTTAAATTTCGAGATTTACGAGGTGTGACAACAGATAACGAGGGGAATGTCTATGTCACTAATGCGATGACACACACTGTAATAGTTGTATCTGATGATGGTAAACATCATAGAGAACTTCTAACTGAATCAGATGGATTGAATAAACCGTTGggaatttattttaacaaaaaagaaaatactcTTCTTGTTTGTAATTATGAaggaaaatcaaatgtttttctTTTCGACGTGAAACATAAATTAACATGA